A stretch of the Sorangium aterium genome encodes the following:
- a CDS encoding DUF6268 family outer membrane beta-barrel protein — MRPADRAAARATDERRGGGPSRRGARPPRLLALAPLLAVLAPGAAWAQLPDLVDLSAQYMPGAAIEDPRPVRAQVSSYEVNANVPIPLGERTFLIPGATYHVEAVSYAGTSPGFDELRAFHAVDVPVLFVQLLPHDWSLSLRVAPGLAGDFEAVDGGLVRVSALGLVTHTLSDKLVLGGGALASYSFGSFLPLPAAYVDWTPSPLFRVEAFLPGFAAVKLIFSDRVEVGLRADLAGNAYAVRDPRVRGAWPCAAQPADDPATEQDERAARPEECTDHIAYSVATAGVTLGVRAFASVWLNAQAGHSLFRRYEPMNDEDDGIPGGGQSIPNVLFFRAGVTWRIPKS; from the coding sequence ATGAGGCCGGCCGATCGCGCCGCCGCGCGCGCCACGGACGAGCGTCGAGGCGGGGGCCCCTCCCGCCGGGGCGCGCGCCCCCCGCGGCTCCTCGCCCTGGCGCCGCTCCTCGCGGTCCTCGCGCCGGGCGCTGCGTGGGCCCAGCTCCCCGATCTCGTGGACCTGAGCGCGCAGTACATGCCCGGCGCGGCGATCGAGGACCCGCGCCCCGTGCGGGCACAGGTCTCGTCGTACGAGGTCAACGCCAACGTGCCGATCCCCCTCGGGGAGAGGACGTTCCTGATCCCGGGGGCGACGTACCACGTCGAGGCGGTCTCGTACGCCGGCACCTCGCCCGGCTTCGACGAGCTCCGGGCCTTCCACGCCGTCGATGTCCCTGTGCTGTTCGTCCAGCTGCTCCCCCACGACTGGTCGCTCTCGCTGCGCGTCGCGCCGGGGCTCGCGGGCGACTTCGAGGCCGTCGACGGCGGGCTCGTCCGCGTCAGCGCGCTCGGGCTCGTGACCCACACGCTCTCGGACAAGCTCGTCCTCGGCGGCGGCGCGCTCGCGTCGTACAGCTTCGGCTCGTTCCTCCCGCTGCCGGCCGCGTACGTCGACTGGACGCCGAGCCCCCTCTTCCGCGTCGAGGCCTTCCTGCCGGGCTTCGCGGCCGTGAAGCTCATCTTCTCGGATCGCGTCGAGGTCGGCCTGCGCGCGGACCTGGCGGGGAACGCCTACGCCGTGCGCGACCCGCGCGTGAGGGGCGCGTGGCCGTGCGCTGCCCAGCCGGCCGACGACCCGGCGACCGAGCAGGACGAGCGGGCGGCGCGGCCCGAGGAGTGCACCGATCACATCGCCTACTCGGTCGCGACCGCCGGCGTGACCCTCGGCGTGCGCGCGTTCGCGTCGGTGTGGCTGAACGCCCAGGCGGGACACAGCCTGTTCCGTCGCTACGAGCCGATGAACGACGAGGACGACGGCATCCCCGGAGGCGGGCAGAGCATCCCGAACGTGCTCTTCTTCCGCGCCGGCGTGACGTGGCGCATCCCGAAGAGCTGA
- a CDS encoding alpha/beta hydrolase family protein, with translation MVDRRRFLTHTAIAGGAAALGFASGRRGVDQEVASARFHGDDTLGRGQAAPVWHRFKFIGQPVMDAQIVFWLGLASMGLTDVGEVLDTATRILPGDERSWFDQWLATAKRVQGYGEEAEARGHTRSAASHFLRAGAYYRAGLMRYADRSDPRLVEATIAGLDLHGRALRMRGYDSRQVDIPYENGVLHGRVHYAPGVARAPAIVLQQGLHAWPEDTMWVIDGALQRGYHVLSFHGPGQGASLRLHGHPFRPDWEVPVGRVLNFAERDERLDAGRFVLMGLSFGGYLAPRAASRERRLRALVANPGVVSWRDAMLRHFASMPGLLELHSRGPAAFDRAIDAASVVLPDARWYFDDVTWKHGVSTPHEVIDELRKYDNADGVASIRCETLIMEGSAEDASPGESERLYGALTCPKHMMVFDAGTASQVHCQGGNQLLAQARLFDWLDERVAR, from the coding sequence ATGGTCGATCGGCGGAGGTTTCTCACCCACACGGCGATCGCGGGGGGCGCGGCGGCGCTCGGGTTCGCGTCGGGCCGCCGCGGGGTCGATCAGGAGGTCGCGTCCGCGCGGTTCCACGGCGACGACACGCTCGGGCGGGGCCAGGCGGCGCCCGTCTGGCACCGGTTCAAGTTCATCGGCCAGCCGGTGATGGACGCGCAGATCGTGTTCTGGCTCGGCCTCGCGTCGATGGGGCTGACCGACGTCGGCGAGGTGCTCGACACCGCCACCCGCATCCTCCCGGGCGACGAGCGCTCGTGGTTCGACCAGTGGCTGGCCACCGCGAAGCGGGTGCAGGGCTACGGCGAGGAGGCGGAGGCCCGCGGCCATACGCGGAGCGCCGCGTCGCACTTCCTGCGCGCGGGCGCGTACTACCGGGCCGGGCTGATGCGCTACGCGGACCGCTCCGACCCGCGCCTGGTCGAGGCGACGATCGCGGGGCTCGACCTGCACGGGCGGGCGCTCCGCATGCGGGGCTACGACTCCCGGCAGGTCGACATCCCCTACGAGAACGGCGTGCTCCACGGCCGCGTCCATTACGCGCCCGGGGTGGCGCGCGCGCCCGCGATCGTGCTGCAGCAGGGGCTCCACGCGTGGCCCGAGGACACCATGTGGGTCATCGACGGCGCGCTCCAGCGGGGCTACCACGTCCTCTCGTTCCACGGCCCGGGGCAGGGCGCCTCGCTGCGCCTCCACGGACACCCCTTCCGGCCCGACTGGGAGGTCCCCGTGGGCCGCGTGCTCAACTTCGCCGAGCGCGACGAGCGGCTCGACGCCGGCAGGTTCGTCCTGATGGGCCTCTCGTTCGGCGGCTACCTCGCGCCGCGGGCGGCCTCGCGCGAGCGCCGCCTGCGCGCCCTCGTTGCCAACCCGGGCGTCGTCAGCTGGCGCGACGCGATGCTGCGCCACTTCGCGTCGATGCCCGGGCTGCTCGAGCTGCACAGCCGCGGCCCCGCGGCCTTCGACCGCGCCATCGACGCCGCCTCGGTTGTGCTGCCCGACGCGCGCTGGTACTTCGACGACGTGACATGGAAGCACGGCGTCTCGACGCCGCACGAGGTCATCGACGAGCTCCGCAAGTACGACAACGCCGATGGCGTCGCGAGCATCCGCTGCGAGACGCTGATCATGGAGGGCAGCGCGGAGGACGCGTCTCCAGGCGAGTCGGAGCGCCTCTACGGCGCGCTCACGTGCCCGAAGCACATGATGGTGTTCGACGCGGGCACGGCGTCGCAGGTCCACTGCCAGGGTGGCAACCAGCTCCTCGCCCAGGCGCGGCTGTTCGACTGGCTCGACGAGCGGGTGGCGCGATGA
- a CDS encoding TetR/AcrR family transcriptional regulator produces MNDRDPLAPADDLDPRQRLVVAAIDQIEKHGIGQLTVRKLAAAAGVNIAAVNYYFRSKEALVAAALEGSIRNMLSDSEDFLARMPGDPLEALSGLLGYYLEGGMRYPNVGRALLHDAFHADDYSGPFPKLFAPVMERLRDLVRAAVPGLEERAAARRVVAALSAVFFPTFFAGLYEGLSALGSPADRLAYARELARQTLAPAAVPEPAAPAPPRGRPQKRG; encoded by the coding sequence ATGAACGACCGTGACCCCCTCGCCCCTGCGGACGATCTCGATCCACGGCAGCGGCTCGTGGTCGCTGCGATCGATCAGATCGAGAAGCACGGCATCGGGCAGCTGACGGTGCGGAAGCTCGCGGCGGCGGCCGGCGTCAACATCGCCGCGGTGAACTACTATTTCCGGTCGAAGGAGGCGCTCGTCGCGGCGGCGCTCGAGGGGTCGATCCGGAACATGCTGTCGGACAGCGAGGATTTCCTCGCCCGGATGCCGGGTGATCCCCTGGAGGCGCTGAGTGGGCTGCTCGGCTACTACCTCGAGGGCGGGATGCGGTACCCGAACGTGGGCAGGGCGCTCCTGCACGACGCGTTTCACGCGGACGACTACAGCGGTCCTTTCCCGAAGCTCTTCGCGCCCGTGATGGAGCGCCTGCGCGATCTCGTCCGGGCGGCGGTGCCGGGGCTCGAGGAGCGGGCGGCGGCGCGCCGGGTGGTGGCGGCGCTCTCGGCGGTCTTCTTCCCGACGTTCTTCGCGGGGCTTTACGAGGGGCTGAGCGCGCTCGGCTCGCCGGCCGATCGCCTCGCCTACGCGCGAGAGCTGGCGCGGCAGACGCTGGCGCCCGCCGCGGTCCCGGAGCCGGCGGCGCCCGCGCCGCCCCGCGGCAGGCCGCAGAAGCGCGGGTGA
- a CDS encoding ferritin-like domain-containing protein, translating to MNAATLDLRGEARARAFDVSGYPAALFPSAIGTWHARMVNEHASSAVFEALASQLAGAGFPPELADTCRGFADEERRHGILCGAVVEALGGTATASVPERPEFPLHRDAPPRAAALRNVIHICCMSETVAVALIGAERLEMPPGPLLDLLTGIYADEVGHARFGWRLLEQVAPELSSAERQAIERYLPVAFRHLVQHEHAHLPAHDAPPDGEQLGLCSGLKARVLLDETIEEVIRPGLRRFFDC from the coding sequence ATGAACGCCGCGACCCTCGATCTTCGCGGCGAGGCGCGCGCGCGTGCCTTCGACGTGAGCGGGTACCCCGCGGCGCTGTTCCCGTCGGCGATCGGCACCTGGCACGCGCGGATGGTGAACGAGCACGCGTCGTCGGCCGTGTTCGAGGCGCTCGCAAGCCAGCTCGCCGGGGCGGGCTTCCCGCCGGAGCTCGCCGACACATGCCGGGGCTTCGCCGACGAGGAGCGCCGTCACGGGATCCTTTGCGGCGCCGTGGTGGAGGCCCTCGGCGGGACGGCGACCGCGAGCGTCCCGGAACGCCCGGAGTTCCCCCTGCACCGCGACGCGCCCCCCCGCGCCGCTGCGCTCCGCAACGTGATCCACATCTGCTGCATGAGCGAGACGGTGGCCGTGGCCCTCATCGGCGCGGAGCGGCTGGAGATGCCGCCCGGGCCGCTGCTCGACCTGCTGACGGGCATCTATGCCGACGAGGTCGGACACGCCCGCTTCGGCTGGCGCCTGCTCGAGCAGGTCGCGCCGGAGCTCTCCTCGGCAGAGCGGCAAGCGATCGAGCGCTACCTGCCCGTCGCGTTCCGGCACCTCGTGCAGCACGAGCACGCGCACCTGCCGGCCCACGACGCCCCGCCGGACGGGGAGCAGCTCGGGCTGTGCAGCGGCCTGAAAGCCCGGGTGTTGCTCGATGAGACCATCGAGGAGGTCATCCGCCCCGGGCTTCGCCGCTTCTTCGATTGCTGA
- a CDS encoding protein kinase domain-containing protein has protein sequence MRIASRADLTQGLEATQPAAGKDSPPREGSPPGEGDEREGDERARQWRPGAVVAGRYRLDRLLGEGGMGVIWAASHTLTGKPFALKFVKGGAVRGAVGRRLLREAKLASSVRHPNVVEVHDVEIESGAPVMVMELLSGESLASRLRREPRLPLGEVASIFLPVISAVGTAHALGIVHRDLKPENIFLVDGSSERVKVLDFGIAKLMATSGQDAQTTGLTESGTRLGTPCYMSPEQTFGDRQIDHRTDNWSLGLILYECLSGVLPTRADNVGQVFKIIVTGAIPPLEKVAPDVPRELARVVGRLLSTDRQARLSDLSEVARALAPFAQGAAPSFGVPEPPALGLSEPPRAPGGEAADGDVVDPLAATERLGAAARRDELRSTGRRLGLRAAAWKIGLAMALAAVIAGALALRGGPRPVGATTVPGPRSITTALALYSAALKAARDANEGKAVDGLRQAISVDNSSAEAHLRLAIYAPEPAEAREHYQRAEELSAALDPRDRALLAAMEPALGRDPADTARCAERLTALTAQHPYDRDAEMLALLARCALRSDVHTSVAAARRVIGIDPEYAQGWATLAQSLWQLGSFNDATAAIDRCLAISPTAASCYEIRSEHHSALGRCADVEEDLWLTRPTTSGRGRLLFRRLAWSSYAQGRSLDAVREAMRQSRVSLPHKERRYTALLDESNLNAIQGNFSQAEEQLRQARMYISAESRGHADVVRALIDVCLETDRRREAADIAKTCLDNYSACAGGSPDLLRVMLHAGLIARAEFQEKVDELLSRSSVQGAADPARSAVVQAYARWIEHPEEAAEAVPVLPLTALMSNQVGQEVQADVGAVFYLAGMPLHAIPTLRKAVTTCDMLGWPVRYVRSFWFLGQALEQMGEISGACEAYASVIERWGNASPRSVTAEQTRARMKAIACGPVE, from the coding sequence ATGCGTATCGCATCGAGAGCGGACCTGACGCAGGGCCTCGAGGCGACCCAACCCGCTGCGGGAAAAGACTCTCCGCCGCGTGAGGGCTCTCCGCCGGGTGAGGGCGACGAGCGCGAAGGCGACGAGCGCGCACGGCAGTGGCGTCCAGGCGCCGTCGTCGCCGGCCGGTACCGGCTCGATCGGCTGCTCGGTGAAGGGGGCATGGGCGTGATCTGGGCCGCGAGCCACACGCTGACTGGCAAGCCGTTCGCGCTCAAGTTCGTGAAGGGCGGGGCCGTGCGCGGCGCGGTGGGCAGGCGCCTGCTGCGCGAGGCGAAGCTCGCGAGCAGCGTCCGCCACCCCAACGTCGTCGAGGTTCACGACGTCGAGATCGAGAGCGGGGCGCCCGTGATGGTCATGGAGCTCCTGTCCGGCGAGTCGCTCGCAAGCAGGCTGCGTCGCGAGCCGAGGCTGCCCCTCGGCGAGGTAGCCTCCATCTTCCTGCCGGTCATCTCCGCCGTCGGGACGGCGCACGCGCTGGGCATCGTCCACCGCGACCTGAAGCCGGAGAACATCTTCCTTGTCGACGGCTCGAGCGAGCGGGTCAAGGTCCTCGACTTCGGCATCGCGAAGCTGATGGCCACGAGCGGACAGGACGCCCAGACAACGGGGCTCACCGAGAGCGGGACGAGGCTTGGTACGCCCTGCTACATGTCGCCGGAGCAGACGTTCGGAGACCGACAGATCGATCACCGTACCGACAACTGGTCGCTCGGCCTCATTCTTTACGAATGCCTCTCGGGCGTGCTCCCGACCCGGGCCGACAACGTCGGCCAGGTGTTCAAGATCATCGTGACAGGCGCGATTCCCCCGCTCGAGAAGGTCGCGCCCGACGTGCCCCGGGAGCTCGCCAGGGTGGTTGGCCGGTTGCTGTCGACGGACCGCCAGGCTCGGCTCTCCGACCTGAGCGAGGTCGCTCGCGCGCTCGCGCCGTTCGCGCAGGGCGCGGCGCCGAGCTTCGGCGTGCCGGAGCCGCCCGCATTGGGCCTCTCCGAGCCGCCCAGGGCGCCGGGCGGCGAGGCGGCGGATGGGGACGTGGTGGACCCCCTGGCCGCGACCGAGCGCCTCGGCGCCGCGGCGCGTCGCGATGAGCTCCGCTCGACCGGAAGACGCCTCGGCTTGCGGGCGGCGGCCTGGAAGATCGGCCTCGCCATGGCGCTCGCGGCCGTCATCGCTGGGGCGCTCGCGCTGCGCGGAGGGCCTCGTCCGGTCGGGGCGACCACCGTTCCCGGGCCGCGCTCCATCACTACGGCGCTCGCCCTGTACAGCGCCGCGCTGAAGGCCGCTCGCGATGCCAACGAGGGCAAGGCGGTGGACGGCCTGCGGCAGGCGATCTCCGTCGATAACTCCTCTGCCGAGGCGCACCTTCGCCTCGCGATCTACGCGCCGGAGCCCGCCGAAGCTCGGGAACACTATCAGCGCGCAGAGGAGCTGAGCGCCGCGCTCGACCCCCGCGATCGAGCGCTCCTTGCGGCCATGGAGCCCGCGCTCGGCCGCGACCCCGCGGATACGGCGCGCTGCGCGGAGCGGCTGACCGCGCTCACGGCGCAGCACCCGTATGATCGCGACGCGGAGATGTTGGCCCTCCTCGCGCGTTGCGCGCTGCGATCGGACGTCCATACCAGCGTCGCTGCGGCGAGGCGGGTCATCGGCATCGACCCCGAGTACGCGCAGGGATGGGCCACGCTGGCGCAGTCGTTGTGGCAGCTCGGGAGCTTCAACGACGCCACTGCCGCCATCGACCGGTGCCTCGCGATTTCGCCCACCGCGGCCAGCTGTTACGAGATCCGGAGCGAGCACCACAGCGCGCTCGGACGCTGCGCGGACGTCGAGGAGGACCTGTGGCTCACGCGGCCCACGACGAGCGGAAGGGGCCGGCTGCTCTTTCGCAGGCTTGCGTGGTCGAGCTATGCGCAAGGGCGCTCTCTCGACGCGGTCCGCGAGGCGATGCGGCAGAGCCGGGTCTCGCTGCCGCACAAGGAGCGGCGCTATACCGCGCTGCTCGACGAGTCGAACCTGAACGCGATCCAGGGCAATTTCTCGCAGGCCGAGGAACAGCTACGGCAGGCGCGCATGTACATCAGCGCGGAGTCCAGGGGGCACGCCGATGTCGTCCGCGCGCTCATCGATGTCTGCCTCGAGACCGATCGCAGGCGCGAGGCAGCGGACATCGCCAAGACGTGTCTTGACAATTACAGCGCCTGCGCCGGTGGCTCGCCGGACCTCTTGCGGGTCATGCTGCATGCCGGCCTCATCGCCAGGGCCGAGTTCCAGGAGAAGGTGGACGAGCTCCTGTCGCGGTCGAGCGTGCAGGGGGCGGCCGACCCTGCGCGCTCCGCCGTGGTGCAGGCCTACGCGCGGTGGATCGAGCACCCCGAGGAGGCGGCGGAGGCCGTCCCCGTGCTGCCGCTGACCGCGCTGATGAGCAATCAAGTCGGGCAAGAGGTCCAGGCGGATGTCGGCGCGGTCTTTTACCTCGCGGGCATGCCTCTCCATGCGATCCCCACGCTTCGCAAGGCGGTCACGACGTGCGATATGCTGGGCTGGCCCGTAAGGTACGTCCGCTCGTTCTGGTTTCTCGGTCAGGCCCTCGAGCAGATGGGCGAGATCTCCGGCGCGTGCGAGGCCTACGCGAGCGTGATCGAGCGCTGGGGGAACGCCAGCCCGCGCTCGGTGACCGCCGAGCAGACGCGGGCGAGGATGAAGGCGATCGCCTGCGGACCGGTCGAGTGA
- a CDS encoding AraC family transcriptional regulator → MPDVLTALLRHVRIETSLFGRVELGAPWGARIGPREIVLLHHLLEGEMWLELDGREIRVGQGDLLLLPHGVPHCLRHRPGAAVVDEERWLSPPRPGVQSVRRRLGGDGARTVVLCAAMHVIGAGRSLLLRALPSVVLLDGGAGEPVPGLGRLLDGIRDEVRGRRPGAPVMAARFAELLLLQAIRAELERPAPPGSFRAALADERVARALDALYQAPARAWTVASLAREAGMSRSGFALAFREHVGEGPLRHLTRWRMELAKETLRERPGLALAEVASSVGYQDEAAFNVAFRREVGVPPGAYRSRDREPGY, encoded by the coding sequence ATGCCCGATGTCCTGACAGCGCTGCTCCGCCACGTGCGCATCGAGACCAGCCTCTTCGGCCGCGTCGAGCTCGGCGCGCCGTGGGGGGCCCGTATCGGCCCCCGGGAGATCGTCCTTCTCCACCACCTCCTCGAAGGCGAGATGTGGCTGGAGCTCGACGGCCGAGAGATCCGCGTCGGCCAGGGCGATCTGCTGCTCTTGCCCCACGGCGTCCCGCATTGCCTGAGGCACCGGCCGGGGGCAGCCGTCGTCGACGAGGAGCGCTGGCTCTCGCCTCCTCGGCCGGGCGTGCAGTCGGTGCGGCGCCGGCTGGGCGGCGACGGCGCGAGGACGGTGGTGCTCTGCGCTGCCATGCACGTCATAGGCGCCGGGCGTTCGCTGCTGCTCCGCGCGCTGCCCTCCGTGGTCCTCCTCGACGGCGGGGCGGGTGAGCCGGTGCCCGGCCTCGGCCGGCTCCTGGACGGCATCCGCGACGAGGTGCGCGGCCGGCGGCCGGGCGCGCCGGTCATGGCCGCTCGCTTCGCGGAGCTGCTCCTCCTGCAGGCCATCCGCGCGGAGCTCGAGCGCCCCGCGCCTCCTGGCTCCTTCCGCGCGGCGCTCGCGGACGAGCGCGTCGCCCGCGCCCTGGACGCGCTCTACCAGGCCCCGGCCCGCGCGTGGACCGTGGCCTCGCTCGCGCGGGAGGCCGGCATGAGCCGCTCGGGCTTCGCCCTCGCCTTCCGCGAGCACGTGGGAGAGGGCCCCCTCCGCCACCTGACGCGCTGGCGCATGGAGCTGGCGAAGGAGACGCTGCGAGAGCGCCCCGGGCTCGCGCTCGCCGAGGTGGCGTCGTCCGTGGGTTACCAGGACGAGGCGGCCTTCAACGTCGCGTTTCGCCGGGAGGTCGGGGTCCCGCCTGGGGCGTACCGATCCAGGGACCGCGAGCCGGGATACTGA
- a CDS encoding NAD-dependent epimerase/dehydratase family protein — MDVFITGASGFIGSAVARALVARGHRVRGLARSDASAAKVRAAGAEPILGDLSQVDVLARAAAAGDGVVHTAATTGEDRPTTDEAAVTAMLSAMSGGVFITTTGAPRARSSRVPVPEDESVNPGGALEWLVAAESRVLGAAGVRGLVVRPPIVYGDGGGPVAGLVYGARAAGVARCIDDGENRWSTVHVRDLAVAYAMLLESDARGVFHAAEASPEPMAALFAAIGDAAGVPVGSWSLAEALAAHGPLAGFLAMDAALDATRLRGLGWSPEVGEALGGVCGALRDPAQGYRTPRAAPQVP, encoded by the coding sequence ATGGACGTTTTCATCACCGGCGCGAGCGGCTTCATCGGATCTGCGGTCGCCCGCGCCCTGGTCGCGCGCGGGCACCGGGTGCGCGGGCTCGCGCGGAGCGACGCGTCGGCAGCGAAGGTGCGCGCCGCCGGCGCGGAGCCGATCCTGGGGGATCTGTCGCAGGTCGACGTGCTCGCGCGCGCGGCGGCGGCCGGCGACGGGGTGGTGCACACCGCGGCGACGACAGGAGAGGATCGCCCGACCACGGACGAGGCGGCGGTCACGGCGATGCTCTCGGCCATGAGCGGCGGCGTCTTCATCACGACGACCGGAGCGCCGCGCGCGCGCTCGTCGCGGGTGCCCGTGCCGGAGGACGAGAGCGTCAACCCCGGCGGAGCGCTCGAGTGGCTCGTGGCGGCCGAGTCGCGCGTGCTCGGCGCGGCGGGCGTCCGCGGCCTGGTCGTGCGGCCGCCCATCGTCTATGGCGACGGCGGAGGTCCGGTGGCGGGCCTGGTGTATGGCGCGCGCGCCGCGGGGGTGGCGCGTTGTATCGACGATGGCGAGAACCGCTGGTCCACCGTCCACGTGCGGGATCTGGCGGTGGCCTACGCGATGCTGCTGGAGTCGGACGCGAGGGGCGTATTCCACGCCGCCGAGGCGTCGCCCGAGCCCATGGCGGCGCTCTTCGCGGCCATAGGCGACGCCGCCGGGGTCCCCGTGGGCTCGTGGAGCCTCGCGGAGGCCCTCGCAGCGCACGGCCCCCTCGCCGGCTTCCTGGCCATGGACGCCGCCCTCGATGCGACAAGGCTGCGCGGCCTGGGCTGGTCGCCGGAGGTCGGAGAGGCGCTCGGAGGCGTCTGCGGCGCCCTGCGCGACCCAGCGCAGGGGTATCGGACACCCCGAGCCGCGCCGCAGGTGCCGTGA